CTCGAGATTCTCGAGCCCGGCGTTTTCGCTGTCTATCGGCGCGCGTTCCATGCTGCGAAGCGTTCGCGGTTCACGCGATGTGCCACTTCGCGCTCACCGCGGAGCACTCGGCAGATGGGAACGATGTGCAGGTCGTGCTCGCCGGCGATGCGTTCGCGGACCACATCCTCGGCCGCGAGTACCTTTGCGGTGATGACTGCGAGGTCCCAACCGAGGTTGTTCGCCACGCCGCACGGGGCGTGAGCGACGAGGAGTAGTGTCTCGATACCATTCATCTCCTCCGCCGCCTTGATGTTCGCGAGAAGCACGACGCTGGTCATGGGGCCGAGGAGGCGTTTCGTCTTCGTTCGAATGACGAGATGCTCGCCGTTCGGGAAGATGAGGCGGAATCGGATCTCCTCGATACTCTTCATCGGCGCATCGTCGTCGATGCAGACATCCAAGGTGATCGGATTCGCAAACGGGTCTTCCGCCGCTTGTGTCGCTCCGCCGGCGACACCGCACGCATGCGACCGCCGCTTCGTACGCTGCGCCGATCCGAGATCCCAGATGTCCTGCATCGCGTCGTGGAATCGGTCGCCGTCAGCACAGAGTACCGCGATGACGCCGTCCGCCTGAGGGATGCTCTCGGGCTTGAGTTCCTCGAAGATGCCTTCTTCCATGAACCGTCCGTAGATGAGTTCGTCCGTTGCCGAGAGTTTCAGCATGCGTCCTCCTTTTCCCATAAATCCGCATCCGAACTATTCAGATGCTACTGTCGGCCATGATAGCAGGAAGTAATGCGATGGTCAATGCTTGCATTTTTTTGGGCGCACTTTTACACTAAAAATATATGAAAAACATTTTCAGTACTCGTCGGGGTGAGCTTTCGGTTCCGCTCGCGATTATCGTCGCGGGACTTATTATCGGCGTTTCGGTCATTTACGCGGTCGGAAAAAAGTCCGTTACCGGTCCGATTGCGGATGACGGAGCGGATGTTTCGGGAACCGCGAATGCGCTGGATAAAGCGCGGGCCGTCGGCGCGGACGACCACATTCTTGGCGATCCGAATGCTCCGGTAAAAATTATTGAATATTCCGACACCGAATGTCCGTTCTGTAAACGGTTTCATGAAACCATGCGGCAGCTGGTTGCCGAGTATGACGGCAAAGTGGCGTGGGTGTACCGGAACTTCCCATTAGATTCATTGCATCCGAAAGCCCCGAAAGAAGCCGCGGCGGCGGAGTGCGCGGCAGAGCTTGGCGGCAATGAAGCATATTGGACATATCTAAACCGGCTTTATGAGATTACACCGTCCAACAACGGTCTTGATTTTGCCGAGTTGCCGAAGATCGCCGCCTACGCCGGACTTAACATCGCGGAGTTTAACGCATGCGTGGCAAGCGGAAAGACGACAGCGCGCGTGTCGGCGGATTACGCGGAAGCGGTTGCGGTTGGCGCGCGTGGAACGCCGTTTAGCATCGTCGTAAGCGCGAGCGGACAAAAAACAACGATTCCGGGAGCATTGCCGCTGGAGTCGGTGAAGAATATTGTTGATGAGGCGTTGAGGTAAGTATTATTATCAGTAATTATTATTTCCTGAGTACAGTCGACCGCGTGCCGCCTTAGCTTTAGCGGTGGCGCAAGGAATACAATAGTGTAGCCCTTCGATAAACTCAGGGACTAACGGTGCTATATATATGAAGAACCCCATGTATTATGTAGCAGTAGCTGCGGCAACAATGATTGTTGCGATGCCGGTTGTGGCGCAGGAACCGGGTGCCGCGGCGCGGGCGGTAACGGCTCCGGTCAAGGCTGTTCGTGAGGCGGCAAAAGAGAAGGTGCAGGAGGCGCGGGAGGCAGTGCGCGGAGAAGTGAAAGATATTCGCGCCGAAGCAAAGAGAGTGGCTGCCGATCTTCGTGTTGTCCGCGTGGAAAAGCGCGAACAATTCAAAAAAGAAATCAGCGACGCGCAGGAAAAAATGCGTGCGCGTGTGCAGGAGAAGAAAGACGAGCTGAAAGCGAATCTCGCGAAAATTAAGGATGAGAAAAAGCGCGCCGCCGTGGAGCGTATATATGCGGAGATGACGAAATTGAACGCGACACGCACTGATCGGTTTACCGAAGCGTTGGAGAAGCTGGAGGCGGTAACGGAGCGCGTCAGGGATCGTTCCGACAAGGCAAAAGAAGCTGGCCGCGATGTGGTGGCGGTTGAAGCGGCAATTGCGGACGCGTTAAAAGCGATTGATGCGGCGCGTCTTGTCGTCAAAGCGCAGGCGGGACAAGTATACAAGCTCGGCGTAGAGAGCGAAGCGACGTTGAAGACAAAAGCGGGGAATTTGCGTAAAGTGCTTCACGAAGATCTGAAGAAAACGGAAGACGCGGTGAAGGCGGCGCGCGAGGCGGTACAAAACGCCGCGCGCGAACTAGGCAAAGTCCCGGGTATCAAAGAGTTTAAAACACCCGCCCCGGTAACAGCGCCGGTAGCTCAGTAACACCAACATCATGAACAAACTTTCTATTGTACTTATTATCGCGATTGTGGTCGTTGGC
This DNA window, taken from bacterium, encodes the following:
- a CDS encoding thioredoxin domain-containing protein, with product MKNIFSTRRGELSVPLAIIVAGLIIGVSVIYAVGKKSVTGPIADDGADVSGTANALDKARAVGADDHILGDPNAPVKIIEYSDTECPFCKRFHETMRQLVAEYDGKVAWVYRNFPLDSLHPKAPKEAAAAECAAELGGNEAYWTYLNRLYEITPSNNGLDFAELPKIAAYAGLNIAEFNACVASGKTTARVSADYAEAVAVGARGTPFSIVVSASGQKTTIPGALPLESVKNIVDEALR